The Carnobacterium sp. 17-4 genome has a window encoding:
- the atpA gene encoding F0F1 ATP synthase subunit alpha produces MGVKAEEISSLIKKQIASYQSELVIDEVGTVSYVGDGIARAYGLENAMSGELLEFADGTFGMAQNLEVNDVGIIILGEFTGIREGDIVKRTGRIMQVPVGEAMIGRVVNPLGQPIDGLGEIVTTKTRPIESEAPGVMDRRSVNEPLQTGIKAIDALVPIGRGQRELVIGDRKTGKTTLAIDTILNQKGQDTICIYVAIGQKESTVRNQVETLKKYGAMDYTIVMTASASQPAPLLYIAPYAGSAIGEEFMYNGKHVLIIFDDLTKQAAAYRELSLLLRRPPGREAYPGDVFYLHSRLLERAAKLSDKLGGGSMTAIPFVETQAGDISAYIPTNVISITDGQIFLESDLFYSGIRPAIAAGLSVSRVGGSAQIKAMKKVSGTLRLDLASFRELEAFTQFGSDLDAATQAKLNRGHRTVEVLKQGLHQTIAVEKQVMILYALTHGFLDTVPVSELGRFEIQFYNFLDNQHADILTEIVETKDLPRTEKLDAIISEFITNFFTNYIDSSADVNDGQTN; encoded by the coding sequence ATGGGCGTAAAAGCAGAAGAAATTAGTTCACTGATCAAAAAGCAAATTGCAAGCTATCAAAGTGAATTAGTAATAGATGAAGTAGGTACAGTTAGTTACGTAGGTGACGGAATCGCTCGTGCTTATGGATTAGAAAACGCAATGTCAGGAGAACTGTTGGAATTTGCTGACGGTACTTTTGGTATGGCACAAAATTTAGAAGTAAATGATGTAGGGATTATCATCTTAGGCGAATTTACAGGGATTCGTGAAGGCGATATTGTTAAACGGACAGGTCGAATTATGCAAGTTCCAGTTGGAGAAGCAATGATTGGACGTGTAGTAAATCCACTTGGACAACCAATTGATGGTTTAGGTGAGATTGTTACAACTAAAACTCGTCCAATCGAATCTGAAGCTCCAGGAGTTATGGATCGTCGTTCGGTTAACGAACCTTTGCAAACAGGAATCAAAGCAATCGACGCATTAGTTCCTATTGGCCGTGGACAAAGAGAATTAGTTATCGGTGACCGGAAAACAGGGAAAACAACCCTAGCAATTGATACAATTTTAAATCAAAAAGGTCAAGATACAATTTGTATTTATGTAGCCATTGGACAAAAAGAATCAACTGTACGTAATCAAGTTGAAACATTAAAAAAATATGGCGCAATGGATTACACGATCGTTATGACAGCAAGCGCCTCTCAACCGGCTCCATTACTTTATATCGCACCTTATGCAGGGTCGGCTATAGGGGAAGAATTCATGTATAACGGCAAACATGTCTTGATTATTTTTGATGATTTAACAAAACAAGCTGCAGCTTACCGCGAATTGTCTCTCTTATTACGTCGTCCTCCAGGTCGTGAAGCTTATCCAGGAGATGTCTTCTACTTGCATTCACGTTTATTAGAACGTGCTGCAAAATTGAGTGATAAACTAGGTGGCGGTTCTATGACAGCTATCCCATTTGTTGAAACTCAAGCAGGCGATATTTCAGCGTATATTCCTACAAATGTTATTTCCATTACAGATGGTCAGATTTTCTTAGAAAGTGATTTATTTTACTCAGGTATTCGGCCAGCCATTGCAGCGGGATTATCAGTATCACGTGTTGGAGGATCTGCTCAAATCAAAGCAATGAAAAAAGTTTCTGGAACATTGCGCTTAGATTTAGCTAGTTTCCGTGAATTAGAAGCCTTTACTCAATTTGGTTCAGATTTAGATGCTGCTACTCAAGCAAAATTAAACCGTGGACATAGAACAGTTGAAGTTTTAAAACAAGGGTTGCATCAAACAATAGCTGTTGAAAAACAAGTGATGATTTTATATGCTTTAACACATGGTTTCTTAGATACAGTTCCGGTTAGTGAATTAGGTCGTTTTGAAATTCAATTTTATAACTTCTTAGATAACCAACATGCTGACATCTTAACTGAAATTGTTGAAACTAAGGATTTGCCAAGAACAGAAAAACTGGATGCGATCATCAGTGAATTCATTACTAATTTTTTTACTAATTATATTGATTCATCAGCTGATGTGAACGACGGACAAA
- the atpH gene encoding ATP synthase F1 subunit delta translates to MKLNRNMNNRQLADAFYQDSKEKGIVDVAFDNMMDVRQVLETIPNLGTILVDPRLEKYKRDHLLADLIQHFDINTQSFLHMLYDYQLISDIRDVVNEFEKIYDYKNRTVVAKVTTAVQLTESQKERLIDVMKQKLDAKKVLLHTIVDEHVLGGVVIEAESQVYDGSIRSNLEALEKQLIR, encoded by the coding sequence ATGAAATTAAATAGAAATATGAACAATCGCCAACTTGCAGATGCTTTTTATCAAGACTCTAAAGAAAAAGGGATAGTTGATGTTGCGTTTGATAATATGATGGACGTTCGTCAAGTATTAGAAACGATTCCTAATCTAGGAACAATTCTAGTAGATCCTCGTTTGGAAAAATATAAACGAGATCATCTTTTAGCAGACTTGATTCAACACTTTGATATCAATACACAAAGTTTCTTGCATATGCTTTATGATTATCAATTAATCAGTGACATTAGAGATGTAGTAAATGAGTTTGAAAAAATTTATGATTACAAAAATAGGACTGTAGTTGCTAAAGTGACTACAGCTGTTCAATTAACCGAAAGTCAAAAGGAACGTTTAATCGACGTTATGAAACAAAAATTAGATGCGAAAAAAGTATTATTGCATACGATCGTTGATGAACATGTTCTTGGTGGAGTAGTTATTGAAGCCGAAAGTCAAGTTTATGATGGCAGTATCCGTTCTAACTTGGAAGCATTAGAAAAACAATTAATTCGATAA
- the atpF gene encoding F0F1 ATP synthase subunit B: MVSPLFVGQITAGDSIVTLVSFLLLMLALKMVAWKPLMAMMEKREQLIAGNIDSAESKKLEADRLLAEQQQELEETRNKASAIIEQARDTADKVEREQIASAKVEIVRLKEEAKKAIELERKQALAGAQNDISRLSMDIAEKLIGKELSNEGHAELIEEYIERLANNNEIK; this comes from the coding sequence ATGGTCAGTCCATTGTTTGTAGGACAAATAACAGCTGGAGATTCTATTGTCACTTTGGTCTCATTTTTACTATTAATGCTAGCATTAAAGATGGTTGCTTGGAAACCTCTGATGGCAATGATGGAGAAACGAGAACAATTGATTGCAGGAAATATCGATAGCGCAGAATCAAAAAAATTAGAAGCGGATCGATTGCTTGCAGAACAACAACAAGAATTAGAAGAGACAAGAAACAAAGCGAGTGCAATTATTGAACAAGCAAGAGACACCGCTGATAAAGTTGAACGAGAACAAATAGCATCCGCTAAAGTAGAAATAGTACGCTTAAAAGAAGAGGCTAAAAAAGCCATTGAACTAGAAAGAAAACAAGCTTTGGCAGGTGCGCAAAATGATATTAGTCGTCTGTCTATGGATATTGCAGAGAAATTGATTGGCAAAGAATTATCTAATGAAGGGCATGCTGAACTAATCGAAGAGTATATTGAAAGGTTGGCGAATAATAATGAAATTAAATAG
- the atpE gene encoding F0F1 ATP synthase subunit C, protein MGLIGAAIAVAGAAIGAALGSSRVVSKTIESIARQPEMKGQLQTLMYIGIGLVEAIPIMAVVIAFILVFQ, encoded by the coding sequence ATGGGTTTAATAGGAGCAGCAATAGCAGTAGCAGGAGCAGCAATAGGAGCAGCACTTGGTTCAAGTAGAGTAGTATCAAAAACAATTGAATCAATCGCTCGTCAACCAGAAATGAAAGGTCAATTGCAAACATTGATGTATATCGGGATCGGTTTAGTAGAGGCCATTCCTATCATGGCAGTTGTTATTGCCTTTATCTTAGTTTTCCAATAA
- the atpB gene encoding F0F1 ATP synthase subunit A — protein MDHENPIVTFLGLDFNVTNNFVTVSACVIVFLIAFICTRNLQIKPTGKQNFIEWIVDFVGNIATSAMSKQQGERFKLFGFTILTFVFVSNIMGLPLILIAEPYQIWKSPTADPVVTLTLAAMVIVMTHYFGVQEQGVKNYFMNSFIRPVPFLFPIKIFEEFTNTLTLALRLYGNIYAGEILLGLIASLAQSGGVFTWIIGIPLEMAWQAFSLFIGSIQAFVFTTLTMVYLSHKIEHEDSTDHIKEAT, from the coding sequence GTGGATCACGAAAATCCGATTGTTACATTTTTGGGCTTAGATTTCAATGTCACCAACAATTTTGTAACAGTATCAGCGTGCGTGATTGTATTCTTGATTGCGTTTATTTGTACGAGGAATCTACAAATTAAGCCAACAGGTAAACAAAACTTTATAGAATGGATAGTTGATTTTGTAGGGAATATCGCTACAAGTGCAATGTCTAAACAACAAGGTGAACGGTTTAAACTATTTGGTTTTACTATTTTAACCTTTGTATTTGTTTCAAACATTATGGGGTTGCCATTAATTTTAATTGCTGAACCTTATCAAATATGGAAAAGCCCAACTGCTGATCCGGTGGTTACTTTAACATTAGCAGCTATGGTAATTGTTATGACACATTATTTTGGTGTACAAGAACAAGGAGTCAAGAACTACTTTATGAATAGTTTTATTAGACCAGTCCCATTCCTGTTTCCAATCAAAATTTTTGAAGAGTTTACAAATACATTGACTTTAGCTCTTCGGCTTTATGGAAATATTTATGCAGGAGAAATCTTGCTTGGATTGATAGCTTCGTTAGCTCAAAGCGGAGGGGTCTTTACTTGGATAATTGGTATTCCTTTAGAAATGGCTTGGCAGGCATTCTCACTATTTATCGGAAGTATACAGGCTTTTGTTTTTACAACACTGACAATGGTTTATCTTTCTCATAAAATTGAACACGAAGACAGTACAGATCACATCAAAGAAGCAACGTAA
- the upp gene encoding uracil phosphoribosyltransferase, which produces MSKVQVMDHPLIQHKLTILRDKNTGTKDFREAVNEIARLMAFEVSRDMPLQDVEIETPLVKSIQKELAGKKVAIIPILRAGLGMVDGILDLIPAAKVGHVGMYRDHETLEPVEYFVKLPSDINERQLLVVDPMLATGGSAIVAIDSLKKRGATTIKFVCLVAAPEGVEALEKAHPDVDIYTAALDERLDENGYILPGLGDAGDRLFGTM; this is translated from the coding sequence ATGTCGAAAGTTCAAGTTATGGATCATCCATTAATCCAACACAAATTAACTATTCTTCGTGATAAGAATACAGGTACGAAAGATTTTAGAGAAGCAGTTAATGAAATTGCACGCTTAATGGCATTTGAAGTTTCGAGAGATATGCCTTTACAAGATGTAGAAATCGAAACGCCTTTAGTTAAATCTATTCAAAAAGAATTAGCGGGTAAAAAAGTTGCGATTATTCCAATTTTAAGAGCTGGATTAGGCATGGTTGATGGGATCTTAGATTTGATCCCTGCAGCAAAAGTTGGACACGTAGGAATGTATCGTGATCATGAAACATTAGAACCGGTAGAGTATTTTGTGAAATTACCATCAGATATCAATGAACGTCAATTGCTTGTTGTAGACCCAATGCTTGCTACAGGCGGATCAGCTATTGTTGCTATTGATTCATTGAAAAAACGCGGTGCGACAACAATCAAATTTGTTTGTCTAGTTGCAGCTCCAGAAGGCGTAGAAGCGTTAGAAAAAGCTCATCCTGATGTAGATATCTATACTGCAGCATTAGATGAACGTTTAGACGAAAATGGTTACATATTACCAGGCCTAGGCGATGCTGGTGATAGATTATTTGGTACAATGTAA
- the glyA gene encoding serine hydroxymethyltransferase, with amino-acid sequence MNNKKFDKEIFDAIEQESKRQEQNIELIASENFVSEAVLAAQGSILTNKYAEGYPGKRYYGGCEFVDVIENLAIERAKKLFGAEYVNVQPHSGSSANMAAFNALINPGDTVLGMDLTHGGHLTHGSPVNFSGKTYHFISYGVDKETEELDYEVVQNLAKQHKPKLIIAGASAYSRKIDFARFRAIADEVGAYLMVDMAHIAGLIAGGLHQNPVPYADVVTTTTHKTLRGPRGGMILAKEKYGKAINSAIFPGIQGGPLEHVIAAKAVALKEASTLEFKEYAAQIIKNAKAMESVLNASIGHLISGGTDNHLLLFDVTNFGLNGKEAEVLLDKVGITVNKNTIPFETLSPFKTSGIRIGTPAITTRGFNEADSKKVAELIVEALTSNRDVEKMAAIQTQVHQLTAKHPLYKSKV; translated from the coding sequence ATGAATAACAAAAAATTTGACAAAGAGATCTTTGATGCCATTGAACAAGAAAGCAAACGACAAGAGCAAAATATTGAATTAATCGCTTCAGAAAACTTTGTATCTGAAGCAGTACTTGCTGCACAAGGGAGTATTTTAACGAATAAGTACGCAGAAGGCTATCCGGGTAAAAGATATTATGGCGGATGTGAATTTGTTGATGTTATTGAAAATTTGGCTATTGAACGTGCAAAAAAACTTTTTGGAGCAGAATATGTAAATGTTCAACCGCATTCAGGTTCTAGCGCAAATATGGCAGCTTTTAATGCTTTGATAAATCCAGGAGACACTGTATTAGGCATGGATTTAACACATGGTGGGCATCTAACACATGGTTCTCCCGTGAACTTCAGTGGCAAAACGTACCATTTTATCTCTTATGGTGTAGATAAAGAGACAGAAGAACTTGATTATGAAGTGGTTCAAAATTTGGCCAAACAACATAAGCCTAAATTGATTATTGCAGGAGCTAGTGCATACTCTAGAAAAATAGATTTTGCACGATTTAGAGCAATTGCGGATGAAGTTGGAGCTTACTTAATGGTTGATATGGCTCATATAGCAGGATTGATTGCAGGAGGTTTGCATCAAAACCCAGTTCCTTATGCAGATGTTGTCACAACAACTACACATAAAACATTAAGAGGACCACGCGGTGGAATGATCCTAGCTAAAGAAAAGTATGGCAAAGCAATAAATAGCGCTATTTTCCCAGGCATTCAAGGTGGTCCTTTAGAACATGTTATAGCGGCTAAGGCAGTGGCTTTAAAGGAAGCATCCACTCTAGAATTTAAGGAATATGCTGCTCAAATCATTAAAAATGCAAAAGCCATGGAAAGTGTTTTGAACGCATCGATTGGTCATTTAATTAGTGGCGGAACAGATAATCATCTTTTATTGTTTGATGTGACCAACTTTGGATTAAATGGGAAAGAAGCTGAAGTTCTTTTAGACAAGGTCGGCATTACTGTCAATAAAAATACGATTCCTTTTGAAACATTAAGTCCTTTCAAAACAAGTGGTATTCGAATTGGAACACCAGCTATTACAACAAGAGGTTTTAATGAAGCAGACTCTAAAAAGGTAGCCGAATTAATTGTTGAAGCATTGACAAGTAATAGAGATGTTGAAAAAATGGCGGCGATTCAAACACAGGTTCATCAATTGACTGCTAAACATCCATTGTATAAATCTAAAGTATAA